The Mycolicibacterium hassiacum DSM 44199 genome includes a window with the following:
- a CDS encoding LOG family protein: MSDEPDREWAICVYCASGPRHPELLALAAEVGEAIALRGWVLVSGGGNVSAMGAMAQAARDRGGYTVGVIPKALVHREVADVEADELVVTDTMRERKEVMEERADAFIALPGGIGTLEEFFEAWTAGYLGMHDKPVVILDPFGHYDGLLEWLRQLVERGYVAQSALDRLVVVDNVEAALAACAPRA, translated from the coding sequence GTGTCCGACGAACCCGACCGCGAATGGGCGATATGTGTCTACTGCGCGTCCGGACCGCGGCATCCCGAACTGCTGGCGCTCGCCGCTGAGGTCGGCGAGGCCATCGCCCTGCGGGGCTGGGTGCTGGTGTCCGGCGGCGGCAACGTGTCGGCGATGGGGGCGATGGCGCAGGCGGCGCGGGACCGCGGCGGCTACACCGTCGGGGTGATCCCCAAGGCGCTGGTGCACCGCGAGGTCGCCGACGTCGAGGCCGACGAGCTCGTCGTCACCGACACCATGCGGGAACGCAAAGAGGTGATGGAGGAACGCGCCGACGCGTTCATCGCGCTGCCGGGCGGGATCGGCACCCTCGAGGAGTTCTTCGAGGCCTGGACCGCCGGCTACCTGGGGATGCACGACAAGCCGGTGGTGATACTCGACCCGTTCGGGCACTACGACGGGCTGCTGGAGTGGCTGCGTCAGCTGGTGGAGCGCGGCTACGTCGCGCAGAGCGCGCTGGACCGGCTGGTGGTGGTCGACAACGTCGAGGCGGCGCTGGCGGCCTGCGCCCCGCGGGCGTGA
- a CDS encoding DUF3117 domain-containing protein — protein sequence MAAMKPRTGDGPLEATKEGRGIVMRVPLEGGGRLVVELTPEEAAALSDELKAVTS from the coding sequence ATGGCGGCGATGAAGCCCCGGACCGGCGACGGTCCTCTGGAAGCAACCAAAGAGGGGCGCGGCATCGTGATGCGGGTACCACTGGAGGGCGGCGGGCGACTTGTCGTCGAGCTCACCCCCGAAGAGGCGGCCGCACTCAGCGACGAGCTCAAGGCGGTCACCAGCTGA
- a CDS encoding glucosyl-3-phosphoglycerate synthase has translation MTLVPDLTATDLARHRWLTDNSWTRPTWTVAELEAAKAGRTISVVLPALNEEETVGGVVETIRPLLGGLVDELIVLDSGSTDDTEIRAMAAGARVISREVALPEVAPQPGKGEVLWRSLAATTGDIIVFIDSDLIDPDPMFVPKLVGPLLLSEGVHLVKGFYRRPLKTSGSEDAHGGGRVTELVARPLLAALRPELTCVLQPLGGEYAGTRELLMSVPFAPGYGVEIGLLVDTYDRLGLDAIAQVNLGVRAHRNRPLTDLAAMSRQVIATLFSRCGVPDSGVGLTQFFADGDGFSPRTSEVSLVDRPPMNTLRG, from the coding sequence ATGACACTGGTACCGGACCTGACCGCCACCGACCTCGCACGGCACCGCTGGCTGACCGACAACAGTTGGACCCGTCCGACGTGGACCGTGGCCGAACTCGAGGCCGCCAAGGCGGGGCGCACCATCTCGGTGGTGCTGCCCGCGCTCAACGAGGAGGAGACCGTCGGCGGCGTGGTGGAGACCATCCGCCCCCTGCTCGGCGGCCTGGTCGACGAGTTGATCGTGCTGGACTCCGGCTCCACCGACGACACCGAGATCCGTGCCATGGCGGCCGGTGCCCGGGTGATCAGCCGCGAGGTGGCGTTGCCCGAGGTCGCCCCGCAGCCCGGCAAGGGTGAGGTGCTGTGGCGCTCGCTGGCGGCCACCACCGGCGACATCATCGTGTTCATCGATTCCGACCTGATCGACCCCGACCCGATGTTCGTGCCCAAACTCGTGGGCCCGCTGCTGCTCAGCGAGGGAGTGCACCTGGTCAAGGGGTTCTACCGGCGACCGCTGAAGACCAGCGGCAGCGAGGACGCCCACGGCGGCGGACGCGTCACCGAACTGGTGGCCCGGCCGCTGCTGGCCGCGCTGCGGCCGGAGCTGACCTGCGTGCTGCAGCCGCTGGGCGGCGAGTACGCCGGCACCCGCGAGCTGCTCATGTCGGTGCCGTTCGCCCCCGGCTACGGCGTGGAGATCGGCCTGCTCGTCGACACCTACGACCGGCTCGGCCTCGACGCGATCGCCCAGGTCAACCTGGGGGTGCGGGCGCACCGCAACCGTCCGCTGACCGACCTGGCGGCGATGAGCCGGCAGGTCATCGCCACCCTGTTCTCCCGGTGCGGGGTGCCCGACTCGGGGGTGGGGCTGACCCAGTTCTTCGCCGACGGCGACGGCTTCAGCCCGCGGACCTCCGAGGTGTCGCTGGTCGACCGGCCGCCGATGAACACCCTGCGCGGCTGA
- the glgA gene encoding glycogen synthase, translating to MRVAMMTREYPPEVYGGAGVHVTELVAQLRRRCTVDVHCMGAPRPDAIVAQSDPGLRDANPALTTLSADLAMVNAAAAATIVHSHTWYTGLAGHLTRLLYDIPHVLTAHSLEPMRPWKAEQLGGGYRISSWVEKTAIEAADAVIAVSAGMRDDVLRTYPALDPDRVHVVRNGIDTDVWFPDPEPDPSVLAELGVDRSRPIVAFVGRITRQKGVPHLIAAANHFSPEIQLVLCAGAPDTAEIAAEVTTAVEQLSAARSGVFWVREMLPIAEVREILSAATVFVCPSIYEPLGIVNLEAMACATAVVASNVGGIPEVVADGRTGVLVPYDPADPTGYQRGLADAVNALVADPARAQRYGQAGRQRCIEEFSWSRIADQTLEIYRKVTA from the coding sequence ATGCGGGTGGCGATGATGACCCGGGAGTACCCTCCCGAGGTCTACGGCGGGGCCGGGGTGCACGTGACCGAGCTGGTCGCGCAGCTGCGTCGGCGGTGCACGGTGGATGTCCACTGCATGGGCGCGCCCCGGCCGGACGCGATCGTGGCCCAGTCCGATCCGGGGTTGCGCGACGCCAACCCGGCGCTGACCACGCTGTCGGCCGACCTCGCGATGGTCAACGCCGCCGCCGCCGCGACGATCGTGCACTCCCACACCTGGTACACCGGGTTGGCCGGGCACCTGACCAGGCTGCTCTACGACATCCCGCACGTGCTCACCGCGCACTCGCTGGAGCCGATGCGGCCGTGGAAGGCCGAGCAGCTCGGCGGCGGCTACCGCATCTCGTCGTGGGTGGAGAAGACCGCGATCGAGGCCGCCGACGCGGTGATCGCGGTGAGCGCGGGCATGCGCGACGACGTGCTGCGTACCTACCCCGCACTCGACCCGGACCGAGTGCACGTGGTACGCAACGGCATCGACACCGACGTGTGGTTCCCCGATCCCGAACCCGACCCGTCGGTGCTCGCCGAACTCGGCGTCGACAGGTCGCGGCCGATCGTCGCGTTCGTCGGCCGCATCACCCGCCAGAAGGGGGTGCCGCATCTGATCGCGGCCGCCAACCACTTCTCACCCGAGATCCAGCTGGTGCTGTGCGCGGGCGCCCCCGACACTGCCGAGATAGCCGCCGAGGTGACGACGGCTGTCGAACAGCTGTCCGCGGCGCGGTCCGGGGTGTTCTGGGTGCGGGAGATGCTGCCCATCGCCGAGGTACGCGAAATCCTCTCAGCGGCAACGGTGTTCGTGTGCCCGTCGATCTACGAACCGCTGGGCATCGTGAACCTGGAGGCGATGGCCTGTGCGACCGCGGTGGTGGCGTCCAACGTCGGCGGCATTCCGGAGGTGGTCGCCGACGGACGCACCGGGGTGTTGGTGCCCTACGACCCGGCCGATCCAACGGGATACCAGCGGGGCCTGGCGGACGCGGTCAACGCATTGGTGGCCGACCCCGCCCGTGCGCAACGGTACGGTCAGGCGGGCCGGCAACGCTGCATCGAGGAGTTCTCCTGGTCACGCATCGCCGATCAGACCCTGGAGATCTACCGCAAGGTCACCGCATAG
- a CDS encoding ESX-1 secretion-associated protein: MSNTSPGQQLEVTPAEVNLLGGRHEVISDALARLTGAVADAVGVQNTHGPIADAVHRALSSVLGSRDTTIQKTAASSSTISELLRKAAELYEKGDVEGAQRLRAAAATLAGDHGGEPRGPGGAPAAGTPAAGTAAPAAPAADVAGQVAGQVGQLGAQVGQLGNQLGSSMAGLSQGLQQLPQQIMQGVQQATQAAQAGRMQQMQERMLRERPQEDQDERPDEARAENRGDRAPVANERGEDRADRKENGTKSSDSGATQAGTEAGERPVPPIPPQTRPQGDSRISL; the protein is encoded by the coding sequence ATGAGCAACACGTCGCCCGGACAGCAGCTTGAGGTCACGCCCGCCGAAGTGAACCTGCTCGGCGGGCGGCACGAAGTAATCTCCGACGCGCTGGCCCGGTTGACGGGCGCCGTCGCCGACGCCGTGGGGGTGCAGAACACCCACGGCCCGATCGCGGACGCGGTGCACCGGGCGTTGTCGTCGGTGCTCGGCTCGCGCGACACCACCATTCAGAAGACGGCCGCCTCCAGCAGCACGATCTCGGAGTTGTTGCGCAAGGCCGCGGAACTGTACGAGAAGGGCGATGTCGAAGGCGCACAACGGCTCAGGGCCGCCGCGGCCACCCTGGCCGGCGACCACGGCGGTGAGCCGCGCGGGCCCGGGGGCGCGCCGGCTGCGGGTACCCCGGCGGCAGGGACGGCCGCACCCGCGGCGCCCGCCGCGGACGTGGCGGGTCAGGTGGCCGGCCAGGTCGGCCAGCTCGGCGCGCAGGTCGGCCAGCTCGGTAACCAGCTGGGCTCCTCGATGGCAGGGCTTTCCCAAGGGCTGCAACAGCTTCCACAGCAGATTATGCAGGGCGTGCAGCAGGCCACCCAGGCCGCCCAGGCCGGCCGGATGCAGCAGATGCAGGAACGGATGCTGCGCGAGCGGCCGCAGGAAGACCAGGACGAGCGGCCGGACGAGGCCCGTGCCGAGAATCGCGGGGACCGAGCGCCGGTGGCCAATGAGCGTGGCGAGGACCGCGCGGACCGGAAGGAAAACGGCACGAAGTCAAGCGATTCCGGGGCGACCCAAGCCGGAACCGAGGCCGGTGAACGCCCGGTGCCGCCGATCCCGCCGCAGACCCGCCCGCAGGGCGACAGCCGTATCTCGCTGTAG
- a CDS encoding DNA-3-methyladenine glycosylase I: MTAVADGLVRCPWIDESRLSPDDFVLYRDYHDNEWGRPVRDAQALFERITLEAFQSGLSWLIILRKRENFRRAFHGFDVERIARYGERDIARLLADDGIVRNRSKIEATIANARATLDLDVDLAELLWSFAPTDRARRRRPKDLSEVPATSPESTAMAKELRRRGFRFVGPTTAYALMQATGMVDDHTADCWVPRAAS; encoded by the coding sequence GTGACCGCCGTCGCCGACGGACTCGTCCGGTGTCCGTGGATCGACGAATCGCGTTTGTCGCCAGACGATTTCGTCCTCTACCGGGATTACCACGACAACGAGTGGGGTCGCCCGGTGCGCGATGCGCAGGCACTGTTCGAGCGGATCACCCTGGAAGCCTTCCAGAGTGGGTTGTCGTGGCTGATCATCCTGCGCAAGCGGGAGAATTTCCGGCGCGCCTTCCACGGCTTCGACGTCGAACGCATTGCCCGCTACGGGGAACGCGACATCGCCCGGTTGCTCGCCGACGACGGTATCGTGCGCAACCGGTCGAAGATCGAGGCGACGATCGCCAACGCCCGCGCCACGCTCGATCTCGACGTGGATCTCGCCGAGTTGCTGTGGTCGTTCGCGCCCACCGACCGTGCCCGGCGTCGGCGGCCGAAAGACCTGTCCGAGGTTCCGGCGACCAGTCCGGAATCGACCGCGATGGCCAAGGAGCTTCGGCGGCGCGGCTTCCGGTTCGTCGGCCCGACCACCGCGTATGCGCTGATGCAGGCGACCGGCATGGTCGACGATCACACCGCCGACTGCTGGGTGCCCAGAGCAGCTTCTTGA
- a CDS encoding DivIVA domain-containing protein, producing the protein MSLVLLYLVVLILVAIVLFAVGSVLFGRGEPLPPLPRGTTATVLPASGVTGADVEAVKFTQTLRGYKTSEVDWVLDRLAQEIDQLRGQLAALRATHGLDDGLADVAERSGGAHAAPSAEDDEP; encoded by the coding sequence GTGAGCCTGGTTCTGCTGTACCTCGTCGTGCTCATCCTGGTCGCGATCGTGCTGTTCGCCGTGGGCAGCGTGCTGTTCGGCCGCGGTGAGCCGTTGCCGCCGCTGCCGCGCGGCACCACCGCCACGGTGCTGCCCGCCTCCGGGGTCACCGGGGCCGACGTCGAAGCGGTCAAGTTCACCCAGACCCTGCGCGGCTACAAGACCAGCGAAGTCGATTGGGTGCTCGACCGACTCGCCCAGGAGATCGATCAACTGCGCGGCCAGTTGGCCGCGCTGCGCGCCACCCACGGTCTCGACGACGGACTCGCCGACGTCGCCGAACGGTCCGGCGGTGCGCACGCGGCCCCCTCCGCCGAGGACGACGAACCGTGA
- the glgC gene encoding glucose-1-phosphate adenylyltransferase: MRELPHVLGIVLAGGEGKRLYPLTADRAKPAVPFGGAYRLIDFVLSNLVNARYLRICVLTQYKSHSLDRHISQNWRLSGLAGEYITPVPAQQRLGPRWYTGSADAIYQSMNLIYDEDPDYIVVFGADHVYRMDPEQMVRYHIESGAGATVAGIRVPRSQASAFGVIEADDSGRIRRFIEKPADPPGTPDNPDESFVSMGNYVFTTKVLIDALRVDAEDDHSDHDMGGDIIPRLVDDGMAAVYDFNDNEVPGATERDHGYWRDVGTLDAFYDAHMDLVSVHPVFNLYNKRWPIRGATENLAPAKFVNGGSAQESVVGAGSIISAASVRNSVLSSNVVVDDGAIVEGSVLMPGVRVGRGAVVRKAILDKNVVVSPGEMVGVDLERDRERFAVSAGGVVTVGKGVWI; the protein is encoded by the coding sequence ATGCGGGAACTGCCACATGTGCTGGGCATCGTCCTGGCCGGCGGCGAGGGTAAGCGGCTGTATCCACTGACCGCTGATCGAGCCAAGCCTGCGGTTCCCTTCGGCGGGGCCTACCGGCTCATCGACTTCGTGCTGTCGAACCTGGTCAACGCCCGCTACCTGCGGATCTGCGTGCTGACTCAATACAAGTCGCACTCGCTGGACCGCCACATCAGCCAGAACTGGCGCCTGTCCGGTCTGGCCGGCGAGTACATCACCCCGGTGCCGGCCCAGCAGCGGCTCGGTCCACGCTGGTACACCGGTTCGGCGGACGCGATCTACCAGTCGATGAACCTCATCTACGACGAGGACCCCGACTACATCGTGGTGTTCGGTGCCGACCACGTGTACCGGATGGACCCCGAGCAAATGGTGCGCTACCACATCGAGAGCGGGGCCGGTGCGACCGTCGCCGGCATCCGGGTGCCGCGGTCGCAGGCCAGCGCGTTCGGGGTCATCGAGGCCGACGACTCGGGCCGCATCCGCCGCTTCATCGAGAAGCCCGCCGATCCCCCGGGCACCCCGGACAATCCCGACGAGTCGTTCGTGTCGATGGGCAACTACGTGTTCACCACCAAGGTGCTCATCGACGCGCTGCGGGTCGACGCCGAGGACGACCACTCCGACCACGACATGGGCGGCGACATCATCCCGCGCCTGGTCGACGACGGCATGGCCGCCGTCTACGACTTCAACGACAACGAGGTCCCCGGCGCCACCGAACGCGACCACGGCTACTGGCGTGACGTCGGGACGCTCGACGCGTTCTACGACGCCCACATGGACCTGGTGTCGGTGCACCCGGTGTTCAACCTGTACAACAAGCGCTGGCCGATCCGGGGGGCGACCGAGAACCTGGCGCCGGCGAAGTTCGTCAACGGCGGTTCGGCGCAGGAGTCGGTGGTCGGCGCGGGCAGCATCATCTCGGCGGCGTCGGTGCGCAACTCGGTGCTGTCGTCGAACGTCGTCGTCGACGACGGAGCGATCGTGGAGGGCAGTGTGCTCATGCCCGGTGTGCGGGTGGGGCGCGGCGCGGTGGTGCGCAAGGCCATCCTGGACAAGAACGTCGTCGTCAGCCCCGGCGAGATGGTCGGCGTGGACCTGGAACGCGATCGCGAGCGGTTCGCGGTCAGCGCCGGCGGTGTGGTGACCGTCGGCAAGGGCGTCTGGATCTAG
- the folP gene encoding dihydropteroate synthase, with amino-acid sequence MQSTFLGRPVAGDRALIMAIVNRTPDSFYDRGATFTDEAAKAAAHRAVEEGADVIDVGGVKAGPGETVDVDEEIARVVPFIEWLRATFPDQLISVDTWRSAVAKQACAAGADLINDTWGGHDPGLVEVAAEFGAGLVCSHTGGAVPRTRPFRVNYGITERGVVDDVIAEVTAAAERAVAAGVARDAILIDPTHDFGKNTYHGLTLLRHVKELVNTGWPVLMALSNKDFVGETLGVGLTERLEGTLAATALAAAEGARMFRVHEVGPTRRVLEMVASIQGVRPPTRTVRGLV; translated from the coding sequence GTGCAGTCGACGTTTCTGGGCCGGCCGGTGGCCGGCGATCGCGCGCTGATCATGGCGATCGTCAACCGGACCCCCGACTCGTTCTACGACCGCGGCGCCACCTTCACCGACGAGGCCGCCAAGGCCGCGGCCCACCGTGCGGTCGAGGAGGGCGCCGACGTCATCGACGTCGGCGGGGTCAAGGCCGGACCGGGAGAGACGGTCGACGTCGACGAGGAGATCGCCCGCGTCGTGCCGTTCATCGAATGGCTGCGCGCCACCTTCCCCGACCAGCTGATCAGCGTCGACACCTGGCGCTCGGCGGTCGCCAAACAGGCCTGCGCGGCCGGCGCGGACCTGATCAACGACACCTGGGGCGGGCACGACCCGGGTCTGGTCGAGGTGGCCGCCGAGTTCGGCGCCGGCCTGGTGTGCTCACACACCGGCGGTGCGGTCCCGCGGACCCGGCCGTTCCGGGTGAACTACGGGATCACCGAACGCGGTGTGGTCGACGACGTGATCGCCGAGGTGACCGCCGCGGCCGAGCGGGCGGTGGCCGCCGGGGTGGCGCGGGACGCCATCCTCATCGACCCCACCCACGATTTCGGCAAGAACACTTATCACGGTCTTACTTTGTTGCGCCATGTGAAAGAGCTTGTAAACACTGGATGGCCGGTGCTGATGGCGCTGAGCAACAAGGATTTTGTCGGGGAAACTCTGGGAGTGGGTTTAACTGAGCGCCTCGAGGGCACCTTGGCGGCAACGGCCCTGGCCGCCGCCGAGGGGGCCCGGATGTTCCGAGTGCACGAGGTCGGACCCACTCGGCGCGTACTGGAGATGGTCGCGTCGATCCAGGGCGTGCGTCCACCGACGCGCACGGTGAGGGGACTCGTATGA
- the fadD6 gene encoding long-chain-acyl-CoA synthetase FadD6: MTDQRTGVRTSVGLLDIATRLPGLLRDAPVMLRAALAGLTARPTAKTSIGKVFQDRAARYGDRVFLRFEDQRITYREANEIANRYAAVLAARGVGHGDVVGVMLRNCPQTVLLMLGIVKCGAIAGMLNYNQRGDVLAHSIGLLGAKTIVAETDFVEPITESRADVGDRLMTLDELDRLAATAPTQNPATTAAVLAKDKAFYIFTSGTTGLPKASVMTHYRWLRALAGFGGLGLRLRSNDTLYCCLPLYHNNALTVAVGSTVNAGATLALGRSFSASRFWDEVIRYRATAFIYIGEICGYLLNQPAKTTDRQHNVRVIIGNGLRPAIWDEFQQRFGIARICEFYAASEGNTAFVNVFNIDKSTGICPSPIAFVEYDPDTGEPVRDENGRVRKVKRGEPGLLLSKVSSLQPFDGYTDPAASEKKLVRNAFRDGDVWFNTGDLMRSQGFGHAAFTDRLGDTFRWKGENVATTEVEAAVVADPQVEEVTAFGVEVPGAGGRAGMVALRLREGAEFDGKSLAKVVYDRLPGYAIPLFARVVGELAYTSTFKSQKTELRKQGYTDDPDHPVYVLAGRDEGYVPFYDDYPAEVAAGKRPKN, from the coding sequence ATGACCGACCAGAGAACCGGGGTGCGGACCAGCGTCGGCCTGCTGGACATCGCCACCCGGCTTCCGGGCCTGCTGCGGGACGCCCCGGTGATGCTGCGCGCAGCGCTGGCCGGACTGACCGCGCGCCCGACCGCGAAAACCTCCATCGGCAAGGTGTTCCAGGACCGCGCGGCGCGCTACGGCGACCGTGTCTTCCTGCGGTTCGAGGACCAGCGGATCACCTACCGCGAGGCCAACGAGATCGCCAACCGCTACGCGGCGGTGCTGGCCGCCCGCGGAGTCGGGCACGGCGACGTCGTCGGCGTCATGCTGCGCAACTGCCCGCAGACCGTGCTGCTGATGCTGGGCATCGTCAAGTGCGGCGCGATCGCCGGCATGCTCAACTACAACCAGCGCGGGGACGTGCTGGCCCACAGCATCGGGCTGCTGGGCGCGAAGACGATCGTCGCCGAGACGGACTTCGTCGAGCCGATCACCGAAAGTCGCGCCGATGTCGGCGACCGGCTGATGACGCTCGACGAACTGGACCGGCTCGCCGCCACCGCCCCGACCCAGAACCCGGCCACCACCGCCGCGGTGCTGGCCAAGGACAAGGCGTTCTACATCTTCACCTCGGGCACTACCGGGCTGCCCAAGGCCAGCGTGATGACCCACTACCGGTGGCTGCGGGCGCTCGCCGGGTTCGGCGGGCTGGGCCTGCGGCTGCGGAGCAACGACACCCTGTACTGCTGTCTGCCGCTGTACCACAACAACGCGCTGACCGTGGCGGTCGGCTCCACGGTCAACGCGGGCGCGACGCTGGCGCTGGGCCGGTCCTTCTCGGCGTCGCGGTTCTGGGACGAGGTCATCCGCTACCGGGCCACGGCGTTCATCTACATCGGGGAGATCTGCGGGTATCTGCTCAACCAGCCCGCCAAAACCACCGATCGTCAGCACAACGTGCGGGTGATCATCGGCAACGGGTTGCGCCCGGCCATCTGGGACGAATTCCAACAGCGTTTCGGCATCGCCCGGATCTGCGAGTTCTACGCGGCGAGCGAGGGCAACACCGCGTTCGTCAACGTGTTCAACATCGACAAGTCGACCGGCATCTGCCCGTCGCCGATCGCGTTCGTCGAGTACGACCCGGACACCGGCGAGCCGGTGCGCGACGAGAACGGCAGGGTGCGCAAGGTCAAACGCGGGGAGCCGGGCCTGCTGCTGTCGAAGGTGTCCAGCCTCCAGCCGTTCGACGGCTACACCGATCCGGCGGCCAGCGAAAAGAAGTTGGTGCGCAACGCTTTCCGTGACGGCGACGTGTGGTTCAACACCGGCGACCTGATGCGTTCTCAGGGCTTCGGACACGCCGCGTTCACCGACCGGCTCGGCGACACGTTCCGCTGGAAGGGCGAGAACGTGGCCACCACCGAGGTCGAGGCCGCCGTGGTGGCCGACCCCCAGGTGGAGGAGGTCACCGCGTTCGGCGTCGAGGTGCCCGGCGCGGGCGGTCGGGCCGGCATGGTGGCGCTGCGACTCCGGGAGGGCGCGGAGTTCGACGGGAAGTCCCTGGCCAAGGTGGTCTACGACCGTCTGCCCGGGTACGCGATCCCGCTGTTCGCCCGGGTCGTCGGCGAGCTGGCCTACACCTCGACGTTCAAGAGCCAGAAGACCGAACTGCGCAAACAGGGCTACACCGACGATCCCGACCATCCGGTCTACGTGCTGGCCGGCCGCGACGAGGGCTACGTGCCGTTCTACGACGACTACCCCGCCGAGGTCGCGGCGGGCAAGCGTCCGAAGAACTGA
- a CDS encoding ATP-binding protein produces MPIEWVTSPPEPALELLDTGVRARAGAVLVGPAGVGKTWLAATAAERLAPRFPRVDRVVATAPRAAVPFAAVSHLLDSLDLGDIPDVGQSSDVLRAARESLGDGRLLVVDDAHLLDRLSAALMYQLAISGAARLILTASPDEAATEEVAALWSGDLLERIEVHPPGHNDDRLAAMVGEFVAELPADARLVLEYLAVDDPLPVAELAALAGESALAGAEAAGAVEVGGSWVRPAHPLFVDAVRTALGGPDLRRLRTHLVEHRIRHRPAGHRGAVARLRLAVLASDSDAPLPPDEVLLAAREALRLGDPVLSERLAGEALDRATGLAARITLGYALAWQGRGREADAVLGEVDPATLSETELMSWALPRAANQFWMLSEPERATAFLRTTRGRVSTPTARVTLDALSATFAMNAGNPARALQTAEEVLASPAAGDTAVGWAAAAAALSSARIGRFADVDAFAERAIAAGHPGLLRFTSGFGQTTTLVLAGEPDRAHELARGLTDMAQLQHPGRSIGEVLVADVLIAKGELDAAVRLLRRAAAALSPTGYSWGPLAWMLLASALGQLGAPLDAGKALARAESRHGLKSMLFAPELAVARAWTTWARGDAHGAIAAARDAVRSAERSGQYAVAVRVLLDAVRLGDKRAAEAADRMRDHADCALGQVVTSYAHALVSADADALRDVATQLTAIGMTRAAADATARATAG; encoded by the coding sequence GTGCCGATCGAGTGGGTGACCTCGCCGCCCGAACCGGCACTGGAGCTGCTCGACACCGGTGTCCGAGCCCGGGCCGGTGCGGTGCTGGTCGGTCCGGCGGGGGTGGGTAAGACGTGGCTCGCGGCCACGGCCGCCGAGCGGTTGGCGCCGCGGTTCCCCCGGGTGGACCGGGTGGTGGCGACGGCGCCGCGGGCGGCGGTGCCGTTCGCCGCAGTGAGCCACCTGCTGGACAGCCTCGACCTCGGTGACATCCCCGACGTGGGCCAGAGCTCCGACGTGCTGCGCGCCGCGCGGGAGTCGCTGGGCGACGGCCGACTGCTGGTGGTCGACGACGCCCACCTGTTGGACCGGTTGTCCGCGGCGCTGATGTATCAGCTCGCGATCAGCGGGGCCGCGCGGCTGATCCTGACCGCCTCCCCCGACGAGGCCGCCACCGAGGAGGTCGCGGCGCTGTGGTCCGGGGATCTGCTGGAGCGGATCGAGGTGCATCCCCCCGGCCACAACGACGACCGGCTCGCCGCGATGGTCGGCGAGTTCGTCGCCGAGCTGCCCGCGGACGCCCGCCTGGTGCTGGAGTATCTGGCCGTCGACGACCCGCTGCCCGTCGCCGAGCTGGCCGCCCTCGCGGGCGAGTCGGCCCTCGCCGGCGCCGAGGCCGCGGGCGCGGTCGAGGTCGGCGGCTCGTGGGTGCGGCCGGCGCATCCGCTGTTCGTCGACGCGGTGCGGACCGCGTTGGGCGGCCCGGACCTGCGGCGGCTGCGCACCCACCTGGTCGAGCACCGGATCCGGCACCGGCCGGCCGGGCATCGGGGTGCGGTGGCGCGGTTGCGGCTGGCGGTGCTGGCGTCCGACAGCGACGCGCCGCTGCCGCCCGACGAGGTGCTGCTGGCCGCCCGGGAGGCGTTGCGGCTGGGTGATCCGGTGCTGTCCGAGCGGCTGGCCGGCGAGGCGCTCGACCGCGCAACCGGCCTGGCCGCCCGGATCACGCTCGGCTACGCGCTGGCCTGGCAGGGCCGCGGCCGGGAGGCCGACGCGGTGCTGGGCGAGGTGGATCCGGCGACGCTGTCGGAGACCGAGCTGATGTCGTGGGCGCTGCCGCGGGCGGCCAATCAGTTCTGGATGCTGTCGGAGCCGGAACGAGCGACCGCGTTCCTGCGGACCACGCGCGGGCGGGTGTCCACCCCGACGGCGCGGGTCACGCTGGACGCGCTGTCGGCGACGTTCGCGATGAACGCCGGCAACCCGGCCCGGGCCCTGCAGACCGCCGAGGAGGTGCTGGCCTCGCCGGCGGCCGGCGACACCGCGGTCGGCTGGGCGGCCGCGGCCGCCGCGCTGAGCTCGGCCCGGATCGGGAGGTTCGCCGACGTCGACGCGTTCGCCGAGCGGGCGATCGCGGCCGGGCATCCGGGGCTGCTGCGGTTCACCAGCGGGTTCGGCCAGACCACCACGCTGGTGTTGGCCGGCGAACCGGACCGGGCCCATGAGCTCGCCCGGGGGCTGACCGACATGGCGCAGCTGCAGCATCCCGGCCGGTCGATCGGCGAGGTGCTGGTGGCCGACGTGCTGATCGCCAAGGGTGAACTCGACGCGGCGGTGCGGCTGTTGCGGCGGGCGGCCGCGGCGCTGTCGCCGACCGGTTATTCGTGGGGCCCGCTGGCGTGGATGCTGCTGGCCTCCGCGCTCGGCCAGTTGGGCGCACCACTGGATGCGGGAAAGGCGTTGGCGCGCGCGGAGTCCCGTCACGGCCTCAAGTCGATGCTGTTCGCGCCGGAACTGGCGGTGGCGCGGGCGTGGACGACGTGGGCCCGCGGCGACGCACACGGGGCGATCGCCGCAGCGCGGGACGCCGTGCGCAGCGCCGAGCGCAGCGGCCAGTACGCGGTCGCGGTGCGGGTGCTGCTCGACGCGGTGCGCCTCGGCGACAAACGGGCCGCCGAGGCCGCCGACCGGATGCGCGACCACGCCGACTGCGCTCTCGGGCAGGTGGTCACCTCGTATGCGCACGCCCTGGTGAGCGCCGATGCGGACGCATTACGGGATGTCGCAACGCAATTGACGGCGATCGGGATGACCCGGGCCGCCGCCGACGCCACCGCGCGCGCGACCGCGGGTTAG